From Streptomyces durmitorensis, a single genomic window includes:
- a CDS encoding 3-hydroxyacyl-CoA dehydrogenase NAD-binding domain-containing protein: protein MNDITTPPAPCAPEDVRRIACVGAGVIGGGWVAHYLARGYDVTAWDPAPDAEHKLRRLVDAAWPALTQLGLAEGASPDRLTVTATLQEAVADAQFVQESAPEKLELKRDLLAQLDAAAPAGVVIASSTSGYPMTDMQTEATDPGRLVVGHPFNPPYLIPLVEVVGGDRTAPHAVTWTSRFYEVAGKSVITMASEVPGFIANRLQEALWREALHMVANGEATVKEIDDSITEGPGLRWAFMGPMLTFALAGGEGGMAHMLDHFGPSLKSPWTRLEAPELDKELYDAVVAGCDDAADGRTIADLVAERDQGVIDVLRATGRLPQQRTAQEDTK, encoded by the coding sequence ATGAACGACATCACCACGCCTCCCGCCCCCTGCGCCCCCGAAGACGTACGCCGTATCGCCTGCGTAGGCGCCGGAGTGATCGGCGGCGGCTGGGTCGCCCACTACCTCGCCCGTGGCTACGACGTCACCGCCTGGGACCCGGCCCCCGACGCCGAGCACAAGCTCCGCCGCCTGGTCGACGCCGCCTGGCCCGCGCTGACGCAGCTCGGCCTCGCCGAAGGGGCCTCCCCGGACCGGCTCACCGTCACCGCCACCCTCCAAGAGGCCGTCGCCGACGCCCAGTTCGTGCAGGAGAGCGCCCCCGAGAAGCTGGAGCTCAAGCGGGATCTGCTGGCACAGCTCGACGCCGCCGCGCCCGCCGGAGTCGTCATCGCCTCCTCCACCTCCGGCTACCCGATGACCGACATGCAGACCGAGGCCACCGACCCCGGCCGCCTCGTCGTCGGACACCCCTTCAACCCGCCCTACCTGATCCCGCTCGTCGAGGTGGTGGGCGGCGACAGGACGGCACCGCACGCGGTCACTTGGACCTCCCGCTTCTACGAGGTCGCGGGCAAGTCCGTGATCACCATGGCGAGCGAGGTGCCCGGCTTCATAGCCAACCGCCTCCAGGAGGCGCTCTGGCGCGAGGCGCTGCACATGGTCGCCAACGGCGAGGCCACGGTGAAGGAGATCGACGACTCCATCACCGAGGGCCCCGGTCTGCGCTGGGCGTTCATGGGCCCCATGCTCACCTTCGCGCTCGCGGGCGGCGAGGGCGGCATGGCCCACATGCTCGACCACTTCGGCCCGTCCCTGAAGTCGCCGTGGACGCGCCTCGAAGCACCCGAGCTGGACAAGGAGTTGTACGACGCCGTGGTCGCCGGATGTGACGACGCGGCGGACGGCAGGACCATCGCCGACCTGGTCGCCGAGCGTGACCAGGGAGTCATCGACGTACTGCGGGCGACGGGACGCCTGCCCCAGCAGCGCACGGCACAGGAGGACACCAAGTGA
- a CDS encoding MFS transporter, whose amino-acid sequence MTQQHRHEPVTDTLPATPRRPIRQLLAASVGNAVEWYDWYAYTFLATYIADQVFPKSSGNSLVPLLSTFAVFAVGFFMRPVGGLLMGAVADRRGRRAALTVTILLMGGSSLLVGLTPTYASVGVLAPVVLVLARLLQGLSVGGEFAASTTFLVESAGPGRRGLFSSFQYVSTSAGQLAASGVAALLVSTLSDGQMDGWGWRLPFVIGAVLSLVGFWIRQGAYETHQAPQDASERPGLFDALRKHPRQSLLICGITAGGTIAYYTWTSYLPTYAELNTGISKSQALLSGTLSLAFFALLQPVGGLLSDRVGRRPLLLFFGLGFAVLSVPLLRSLNGSFGSLLMVQCAGMVLLTGFTSISAAVNAEIFPARVRAAGIGFPYSLTVALFGGTAPYMGTLFKEIGSPGLFPWYVAVLCLASSAVYVRLPETAHKELER is encoded by the coding sequence ATGACACAGCAACACCGGCACGAACCCGTGACCGACACACTCCCCGCCACGCCCCGCCGCCCGATACGGCAGCTGCTCGCCGCGTCGGTGGGCAACGCCGTCGAGTGGTACGACTGGTACGCGTACACGTTCCTCGCGACGTACATCGCGGACCAGGTCTTCCCCAAGAGCTCGGGGAACTCCCTCGTACCGCTGCTCTCCACGTTCGCCGTCTTCGCGGTCGGCTTCTTCATGCGGCCGGTCGGCGGCCTGCTCATGGGCGCGGTCGCCGACCGGCGCGGCAGGCGCGCCGCGCTGACCGTCACGATCCTGCTGATGGGCGGCAGCAGCCTGCTGGTCGGCCTGACGCCGACGTACGCGTCCGTGGGGGTGCTCGCGCCGGTGGTCCTCGTCCTGGCGCGACTGCTCCAAGGCCTGTCCGTGGGCGGTGAGTTCGCGGCGTCGACGACCTTCCTCGTCGAGTCCGCGGGGCCCGGACGGCGCGGGCTCTTCTCCAGCTTCCAGTACGTGTCGACGAGCGCGGGTCAGCTCGCCGCGTCCGGCGTCGCGGCCCTGCTCGTCAGCACGCTCTCCGACGGGCAGATGGACGGCTGGGGCTGGCGGCTGCCGTTCGTGATCGGGGCCGTGCTCAGTCTGGTCGGCTTCTGGATCAGGCAGGGCGCGTACGAGACCCACCAGGCACCCCAGGACGCTTCGGAACGCCCCGGCCTGTTCGACGCGTTGCGCAAGCACCCACGCCAGTCCCTGCTCATCTGCGGCATCACCGCCGGTGGCACGATCGCGTACTACACCTGGACGTCGTACCTGCCGACGTACGCCGAGCTCAACACCGGCATCAGCAAGAGCCAGGCACTCCTGTCCGGCACGCTCTCGCTCGCGTTCTTCGCGCTGCTCCAGCCGGTCGGCGGACTGCTCTCCGACCGCGTCGGCCGCAGGCCGCTCCTGCTCTTCTTCGGGCTCGGCTTCGCCGTCCTGAGCGTGCCGCTGCTCCGGTCCCTGAACGGCTCGTTCGGTTCGCTGCTCATGGTGCAGTGCGCGGGCATGGTGCTGCTCACCGGATTCACGTCGATCTCGGCCGCCGTGAACGCGGAGATCTTCCCCGCGAGGGTTCGGGCGGCCGGGATCGGGTTTCCGTACTCACTCACCGTGGCACTGTTCGGCGGCACGGCCCCGTACATGGGAACCCTGTTCAAGGAGATCGGCTCTCCCGGGCTCTTCCCCTGGTACGTGGCCGTGCTGTGCCTGGCGTCGTCGGCCGTTTACGTGCGCCTGCCGGAAACGGCGCACAAAGAGCTCGAACGGTGA
- a CDS encoding TetR/AcrR family transcriptional regulator, whose amino-acid sequence MQQDPEVADRVRKVIADAGATQREFARRIVMDPSKLSRSLGGTRRFTAAELARIADTGGVDAGWLLGTQHVAPPARRERTAAAPEGGRPLQIVRETVRLVAERGFHAVRVADIAEACATSTAAIHYHFPGRDDLLEAAVRWCMDEDTARRAARIADAADAADELRQLIELQTPRSPQQRWQWSVWLDLWAEAARSTAVGRLHADYYRQWRATVADVIRRGVDQGVFRLVDPQSAALRLTALIDGLATQVLASTPGTDGTTPDDMHEALLVYVDATLAAPRGA is encoded by the coding sequence ATGCAGCAAGACCCCGAGGTCGCGGACCGAGTCCGCAAGGTCATCGCCGACGCCGGCGCGACCCAGCGCGAATTCGCCCGCCGCATCGTGATGGACCCCTCCAAGCTCTCCCGCTCCCTCGGCGGCACCCGCCGCTTCACCGCGGCGGAGCTGGCCCGCATCGCGGACACCGGCGGCGTGGACGCGGGCTGGCTCCTGGGCACCCAGCACGTGGCACCCCCGGCCCGCCGGGAACGCACCGCCGCCGCCCCGGAAGGCGGCCGCCCCCTCCAGATCGTCCGCGAAACCGTGCGCCTCGTGGCCGAGCGCGGCTTCCACGCCGTACGCGTCGCGGACATCGCCGAAGCCTGCGCCACCAGCACCGCCGCCATCCATTACCACTTCCCGGGGCGCGACGACCTCCTGGAGGCCGCCGTCCGCTGGTGCATGGACGAGGACACCGCACGCCGCGCTGCCCGCATCGCCGACGCGGCCGACGCCGCCGACGAGCTGCGTCAGCTGATCGAGCTCCAGACGCCGCGCAGCCCGCAGCAGCGCTGGCAGTGGAGCGTCTGGCTCGACCTGTGGGCGGAGGCCGCCCGCTCCACCGCCGTCGGACGGCTGCACGCCGACTACTACCGCCAGTGGCGCGCGACCGTCGCCGACGTCATCCGGCGCGGTGTCGACCAGGGCGTGTTCCGCCTCGTCGATCCGCAGTCCGCCGCGCTCCGGCTCACCGCGCTGATCGACGGCCTCGCCACCCAGGTGCTCGCCTCCACGCCAGGCACCGACGGCACGACCCCCGACGACATGCACGAGGCGCTGCTCGTGTACGTGGACGCGACGCTCGCCGCGCCGCGCGGCGCGTAG
- a CDS encoding thioesterase family protein, which produces MSESTPHEPLPLLHRTVRPEWIDYNGHMSEAFYVLVFGYATDAMMIETGLHAGYRESTGCSLYTVEAHIRYLDDVAEGAHLAVRTRILGADAKKARFTHELYVVEEADAEIPPDAAPAATTEILALHVDQNAGRTTPFPDTIRDHLTTLAEPAPEWAGRSIGAVPKAP; this is translated from the coding sequence GTGAGCGAGTCCACGCCCCACGAGCCGCTGCCCCTCCTCCACCGGACCGTACGGCCCGAGTGGATCGACTACAACGGCCACATGAGCGAGGCGTTCTACGTCCTCGTCTTCGGCTACGCCACCGACGCCATGATGATCGAGACCGGCCTGCACGCGGGATATCGCGAGTCCACCGGCTGTTCCCTCTACACGGTCGAGGCGCACATCCGCTACCTCGACGACGTCGCGGAGGGCGCCCACCTCGCGGTCCGCACCCGCATCCTGGGCGCGGACGCCAAGAAGGCACGCTTCACCCACGAGCTGTACGTCGTGGAGGAAGCCGACGCGGAGATACCCCCGGACGCGGCTCCGGCGGCGACCACCGAAATCCTGGCCCTCCACGTCGACCAGAACGCGGGCCGGACGACCCCGTTCCCGGACACGATCCGCGACCACCTGACGACCCTCGCGGAACCGGCCCCGGAGTGGGCGGGCCGCTCCATCGGGGCAGTTCCCAAGGCCCCGTAA
- a CDS encoding beta-N-acetylhexosaminidase family protein has translation MTRPTRALRPRTALLALAVLAVPLAPAAFAAPASAQGDTAQGESAAHRLPVVSPTPQHMARAGDDVPLARRAELVVGDETDEAARSRVTQTLRAHGVRDIDVRAKASGRAPLTVLLGTAARPDIAKALGATKVPEQAEGYALRAKHRTVALGGKDATGQFYAAQTLGQLISKGRIAGAEISDFPAMPLRGSIEGFYGPPWTEAERLDQMDFLGDTKANTYVYAPKDDPYHREKWRDPYPADKLTELGKLIDRATANHVRFTFAVSPGGSICYSDPADVKALTAKLQAMYDLGVRSFSVPLDDISYTKWNCDADKAKFGEPGRGPAAKAQVGLLNTIQRDFIAQHEGANPLQMVPTEYGDLTDTAYKQTMRAELDGAVEVMWTGTDVVPPEITNSQAEKAAELFGRKVFVWDNYPVNDFARTAGRLLLAPYDKREPGLSGHLSGIVSNPMNQEGASKLAVFTMNDFSWNDRGYERERSGRQAALYLAGGDKRVADAVRTFVDLNHAAPTFGESNWQPQSPVLGPKLDAFWKRYESDPAGALRALRPTAREIEKVPAVLRSGVPDAQFLHDAKQWLDATELWGAALGHGLAALSAAEEGDGAEVARERAAMESLAGQARAISVDPAEHHQLGAVKIADPFLDQFVQGVQDRT, from the coding sequence ATGACACGCCCCACCCGCGCGCTCAGACCGCGTACGGCGCTCCTCGCGCTGGCCGTCCTCGCCGTTCCGCTGGCGCCGGCGGCGTTCGCCGCACCCGCGTCGGCCCAAGGGGATACCGCGCAGGGGGAATCCGCGGCCCACCGGCTCCCCGTCGTCTCCCCGACCCCGCAGCACATGGCCCGCGCCGGCGACGACGTGCCGCTCGCGCGGCGCGCCGAACTCGTCGTCGGTGACGAAACGGACGAGGCGGCGCGGAGCCGCGTCACCCAGACGCTGCGTGCCCACGGGGTGCGCGACATCGACGTACGCGCGAAGGCGTCGGGCCGTGCCCCGCTGACCGTCCTGCTCGGCACGGCGGCCCGGCCCGACATCGCGAAGGCGCTCGGCGCGACGAAGGTGCCGGAACAGGCCGAGGGATACGCGCTGCGGGCGAAGCACCGCACCGTCGCACTCGGCGGCAAGGACGCGACGGGCCAGTTCTACGCGGCGCAGACCCTCGGCCAGCTGATCTCCAAGGGGCGGATAGCGGGGGCGGAGATCTCCGACTTCCCCGCCATGCCGCTGCGCGGCAGCATCGAGGGGTTCTACGGACCGCCCTGGACCGAGGCCGAACGCCTCGACCAGATGGACTTCCTGGGCGACACCAAGGCCAATACGTACGTCTACGCGCCCAAGGACGACCCCTACCACCGCGAGAAGTGGCGCGACCCCTACCCCGCGGACAAGCTCACCGAGCTGGGCAAGCTGATCGACCGCGCGACCGCCAACCACGTGCGCTTCACCTTCGCGGTCTCCCCGGGCGGCTCCATCTGCTACTCGGACCCGGCGGACGTCAAGGCGCTGACGGCGAAGCTCCAGGCGATGTACGACCTGGGGGTGCGGTCCTTCTCCGTTCCGCTGGACGACATCAGCTACACCAAGTGGAACTGCGACGCCGACAAGGCGAAGTTCGGCGAGCCCGGCCGTGGCCCCGCGGCCAAGGCGCAGGTGGGGCTCCTCAACACCATCCAGCGGGACTTCATCGCGCAGCACGAGGGGGCCAATCCGCTGCAGATGGTGCCCACGGAGTACGGCGACCTCACGGACACCGCGTACAAGCAGACGATGCGGGCCGAGCTCGACGGCGCCGTGGAGGTGATGTGGACCGGCACGGACGTGGTGCCGCCGGAGATCACCAACTCCCAGGCGGAGAAGGCCGCCGAGCTGTTCGGGCGGAAGGTGTTCGTCTGGGACAACTACCCGGTGAACGACTTCGCGCGCACGGCGGGGCGGCTGCTGCTCGCGCCCTACGACAAGCGTGAGCCCGGCCTGTCCGGTCACCTGAGCGGCATCGTGTCCAACCCGATGAACCAGGAAGGAGCCAGCAAGCTCGCCGTCTTCACCATGAACGACTTCTCGTGGAACGACCGCGGGTACGAGCGGGAGCGGTCGGGGCGGCAGGCCGCGCTGTATCTCGCCGGGGGCGACAAGCGGGTCGCCGACGCGGTGCGGACGTTCGTGGACCTCAACCACGCGGCGCCCACGTTCGGCGAGTCGAACTGGCAGCCGCAGTCGCCCGTGCTCGGGCCGAAGCTGGATGCCTTCTGGAAGCGGTACGAGAGTGATCCCGCCGGGGCCCTGCGGGCGTTGCGGCCCACCGCTCGGGAGATCGAGAAGGTCCCCGCGGTGCTGCGCTCCGGGGTGCCGGACGCGCAGTTCCTCCATGACGCGAAGCAGTGGCTGGACGCGACGGAGCTGTGGGGTGCCGCGCTGGGGCATGGGCTCGCGGCGCTGTCCGCTGCCGAGGAGGGGGACGGTGCGGAGGTCGCGCGGGAGCGTGCGGCGATGGAGTCCCTCGCGGGACAGGCGCGTGCGATATCCGTGGACCCGGCGGAGCATCACCAACTGGGCGCGGTGAAGATCGCTGACCCGTTCCTGGATCAGTTCGTCCAGGGGGTCCAGGACAGGACCTAG
- a CDS encoding 3-keto-5-aminohexanoate cleavage protein — translation MPVNQDVIITAALTGAGDTVRKSPHVPVTPEQIATSAVEAAEAGAAVVHIHVRDPETGDPSRDPRLYREVVERIKETGTDVVINLTAGMGGDLVIDPVQPLKGLGELPGTDLVGGLERLPHVEDLLPDICTLDCGSLNFGDNLYISTPDMLRQGAKRIQELGVRPELEIFDTGQLWFAKQLLAEGLLDNPTVFQLCMGIPWGAPADPGVLQAMVNMLPEGAQWASFALGRMQMPWVAQSILLGGQVRVGLEDNLYLGKGNKVSNAQLVERAVQITENLGSRVATPDEARQKLGLKSRA, via the coding sequence ATGCCCGTGAATCAAGACGTCATCATCACCGCCGCCCTCACCGGCGCGGGCGACACCGTACGCAAGAGTCCCCACGTCCCGGTCACCCCCGAGCAGATAGCCACCTCCGCCGTGGAGGCCGCCGAGGCCGGCGCCGCCGTCGTGCACATCCACGTGCGCGACCCCGAGACCGGCGACCCCTCGCGCGACCCGCGCCTCTACCGCGAGGTCGTCGAGCGCATCAAGGAGACCGGCACCGACGTCGTCATCAATCTCACCGCGGGCATGGGCGGCGACCTCGTCATCGACCCCGTCCAGCCGCTGAAGGGCCTCGGTGAGCTGCCCGGCACCGACCTCGTGGGCGGCCTGGAGCGCCTCCCGCACGTCGAGGACCTGCTGCCCGACATCTGCACCCTGGACTGCGGCTCGCTCAACTTCGGCGACAACCTCTACATCTCCACCCCCGACATGCTCCGTCAGGGCGCCAAGCGCATCCAGGAGCTCGGCGTACGGCCCGAGTTGGAGATCTTCGACACCGGTCAGCTCTGGTTCGCCAAGCAGCTCCTCGCGGAAGGGCTGCTCGACAACCCCACCGTCTTCCAGCTCTGCATGGGCATCCCGTGGGGCGCCCCCGCCGACCCGGGTGTCCTCCAGGCCATGGTCAACATGCTCCCCGAAGGGGCCCAGTGGGCCAGCTTCGCGCTCGGCCGTATGCAGATGCCGTGGGTCGCCCAGTCCATCCTGCTCGGCGGCCAGGTCCGCGTCGGCCTTGAGGACAACCTCTACCTCGGCAAGGGCAACAAGGTCTCCAACGCCCAACTCGTCGAGCGTGCCGTGCAGATCACCGAGAACCTCGGCTCGCGCGTCGCGACGCCGGACGAGGCCCGCCAGAAGCTCGGCCTCAAGTCCCGCGCCTGA